AGACCACGACCTTCGCAGTCCAGAACATGACCTGCGCCCTTTGCCCGGTCACGGTGAAGAGGGCGATGGAGGGGGTCAAAGGCGTGAAGTCGGTGACGGTGGATTTCGATGCCAAGACAGCGACAGTCGTGTACGACCCATCCGTTGCGACCCCGGACGCGATTGCCGCCGCCTCCACCAATGCGGGGTATCCGGCGTCGGTCAAAGGCTGAGGCCGATGAAGGACGCGACCATCCTCAAGACTGGCATCATTGGTTCGGTCGTTGCCGCGATCTGCTGCGCAACGCCCGTGTTGGTCATCGCGCTGAGTGCAATCGGTCTGTCCGCCTGGGTCGGTGGGCTCGACTACGTGCTCCTGCCATCACTCGCCATCTTTGTGGGCATAACGGCTTATGGCCTGTGGCGACGGAACCGCGCGGCTGCCTGCTGCGCGACAAATGATCAGTGCAACAAGGAAAGAGCCTGACATGGCGGACTGCTGCGCCCCGACCCCGCAACGCCGGGCGACATATGACCTTGCGGTCATTGGCGCCGGATCGGCCGGGTTCTCTGCGGCTATCACTGCAGCGGAGCTTGGTGCCAATGTCGCACTAATCGGACACGGCACGATTGGCGGCACCTGTGTCAACGTCGGCTGCGTGCCTTCGAAGACGTTGATCCGCGCCGCCGAGGCGTTGCATGGCGCTCGCGCTGTGCGTCGGTTTCCCGGCCTTGCCGGAGAGGCGGGCGTCGTCGACTGGGCCGGTCTCATCGCAGCCAAGGACGAGCTGGTCGCAACCCTGCGGCAGAAAAAATACATCGATCTTCTGCCGGAATATAACGGGGTTGCCTATCTGGAGGGTCGCGCGCGCCTGAACGGACAGGGCGTCATCGTGAACGGCGAGGCGGTCCCGGCCGGCAAGATCATCATTGCGACCGGCTCTTCGTCGTCGGTCCCTGATATTTCAGGCATTGCAGGCGTCTCCTACCTCACCAGCGCAACCGCGCTCGAGCTTCCCAGGCTTCCGCGTTCACTGCTGGTGATAGGCGGCGGCTATATCGGCTGCGAACTGGCACAGATGTTCGCCCGCGCCGGGACGACGGTGACGCTCGTCACCCGTCGCCGCCTGCTGCCGGACGCCGAGCCGGAGATATCCGAGGCTCTCACCGGCTATCTCCGCGACGAAGGCATCACAGTGCGGGCAGGCCTCTCCTATCGCAGGATCGAGCAGACGGACCGTGGTGTCGAGCTGACGGTTTCCATCGACGGGGCGGACGAGGCGATCACCGCTGAGCAAGTTCTTGTAACCACCGGCCGGTCTCCGAACACCGGTGGCCTTGGACTTGTTGAGGCAGGCATCAGGCTCGGCGACAACGGCGACATCGTCGTCGACGAGCGGATGCGCACGTCGAAGCCTGGTGTCTATGCGGCGGGCGATGTCACCGGCCGCGACCAGTTCGTTTATATGGCGGCCTATGGCGCCAAGCTCGCCGCGCAAAACGCGCTGAACGGCGACAGCCTTGTCTACGACAATGCCGCCATGCCCTGGGTGACGTTCACTGATCCGCAGGTCGCGGGTGTCGGGCTGACCGAAGAGACGGCCCGGGCCGCCGGCTTCGAGACCAAGACTTCGATCGTGTCCCTCGACCAGGTACCGCGGGCGTTGGCCGCCCGCGACACGCGCGGGCTGATCAAGCTGGTCGCCGACGCCAGGACCGACCGTCTGCTTGGCGGGCAAATCCTTGCGCCCGAAGGTGCTGACAGCATCCAGACGGTGGTGCTGGCCATCAAGAACGGCATGACGGCGAAAGCGCTGGGCGAGACGATCTTCCCGTATCTCACCACGGTCGAAGGGCTGAAACTCGCGGCGCAGGGCTTTGGTAAGGACGTTGCCAAGCTTTCGTGTTGCGCCGGATAGGCGGCGATGGAGGTGCTCGCACTGTGAAGGCCTCTTCTGGTTGCCGGCGGTCACGATCACCTGTTGCGGCGGGCTCAGGCCCGCCGGTGTTGGGCGTCATCAGCCTGGTCGGCATCGTCAGTTGGTTCTGAACGAGCGGATTCACCGCGACAGCAATGGGCTGGAGTAATGAGCGAGAACAAAGAGTTCGATCTGATCGTGATCGGAGGTGGGACGGGTGGAAACGGCGTTGCTCGAATGGCGGCCAACGCGGGCTGGAATGTCGCCAGCATCGATAGCCTGCCGTTCGGCGGCACCTGCGCGTTGCGAGGTTGCGATCCCAAAAAGATGCTAATCGCCATCACCGAGGGGGTCGAGTGGGCCCACAACCTCGATGGCAAGGGGCTGGAGGCACAGACCTCGGTTGACTGGCCGGCCATGATCGCCTTCAAGCGCACCTTCACCGACGCGATGCCCGGCCGCATCGAAGGTGGGCTGGAAAAAGCCGGCATCACCGTGTTGCACGGCGAGGCGCGCTTTACCGGGCGCGACACAATCGAGGTGAATGGCGAGACCCTGTCGGCGCGGCACTTTCATATCGCCACCGGCGCCCGGCCGATGACGCTGAACATCCCCGGTGAGGAATTGCTGGCAACCAGCACCGAATTCCTCGAACTGCCCGAACGGCCGGACAGGTTGGTGTTTGTCGGCGGCGGATTCATCGCGATGGAATTCGCGCACATCTCGAAGCGCGCGGGCGCGCGCGAGGTGACGGTCCTGGAAATGATGGAGCGGCCGCTCATCAATTTCGATCCAGACCTTGTGGACATTCTCCGCGAAGCGACCGCGGAATTAGGAGTCGATCTGCGGACCCGGGCCAAGGTTCTGAAAATCGAGAAGAATGGGGCGGATTTTGCGGTTACCTACGTGACACCGAATGGGACCGAGACCGTCAAATGCGATTTGGTGGTCCATGCAACCGGCCGCGTGCCTGACATAGACCACCTCAATCTCGAAGCCGCGGGCGTCGAGTACAGCCACAAGGGCATCAAGGTCAGTTCCTTCATGCGCACGTCAAACCCCGTTATCTTCGCCGCGGGCGATTGTGCAGACAGCGGCCCGAACCTGACGCCTGTCTCGGCCTATGAGGGTCGGATCGCGGGCAAGAACCTGCTTGCCGGTAAAGACGAGCGCGAGTTGAGTTACCCCCCGATCCCAAGCGTGGTTTTTACCCTACCGCAATTGGCCTCTGTCGGGCTTTCCGAAGCTGCGGCGCGTGAAAAGGGAATGGATTTCGACACCCATTTCGAAAAAACCGAGGGCTGGTACTCGTCGCTGCGAGTCGGGGTCAGACACAGCGCCTATAAGGTTCTGGTCGAAAAGGAGAGAGGCAAGATCCTGGGAGCCCATCTGATTGGTCCGGGTGCCGAGGAACAGATCAACCTCTTCGCAATGGCGATGGCTGCAGGCCTCAGCGCGAACAGGATCAAGGGCATCATATTCGCGTATCCCAGCTTTGCATCAGACATCAGTTCGATGGTCTAGCAAGCCCGGATAGAGGCGGACGGGAGCAGCCTCGGTTCGGCAGCAGTCGTGCGATGTTCGCGCGTGGTACGCATAGTTGAACGTAGCGCGATTTCCCCTTCGCCCGGCCGCAGCCGCCGCAGACCGAGCTTCCGATGTCAAAGAAGTAGATAGGTAGGCGGCGCTCACGCCCCGCCGAACCTCCAGACGGGAATGCCGAACTTCTTCGCCTTGTCGGCGAGGTTGTCCTGGATGCCGGTACCGGGGAAGACCATGACGCCGATCGGCAGCACCTCGAGCATTTGATCGTTGCGCTTGAAGGGCGCGGCGCGGCCGTGCTTCGTCCAATCGGGCGCGAAGCCGATCTGCGGCACGCGCCGGTGGTCGGCCCATCGCGAGGCGATCTTCTCGGCGCCCTTCGGCGACTTGCCGTGCATCAGCACCATGTCGGGATGCTTGGCGTGGACCTGGTCGAGCTTTGCCCAGATCAGTCGGTGATCGTTGAATTCGAGCCCGCCAGTGAAGGCGATCTTCGGACCCGACGGCAGGAGCACCTGCTGTTTGGCGCGCTTGCGGGCGGCAAGGAAGTCGCGGCTGTCGATCATCGCAGAGGTGAGATGGCGGTGGTTGACCTTCGACCCGTTGCGCGGGAGCCAGGGCTTGCCGGCGTGACGCTCATAGTGCTCGCCGGCCTGGTCGCGCATCAGCTCGAACGCATCCTGCCGCTCGACCAGCGTCCTGCCTTCCGCGATGAGCCGCTCGAGTTCGACCGATTTGACTTCGGTGCCATCCTGTTCCCGCTGGGACCGGCGCTGTGCCTGCTCGTTGTCGTCGAGGTCACGCGCGATCCGCTCAGCGGCGCGGTGGAAGACGTTCACGGTCGACCAGAGGAGATCGTCCAGATCGGGCTCGAGGCGGGTGTCGCCCAGAGTGGCGATCAGGGCGTCGAAGATGTCGGCGATGGCGCCGGCGACGATGTTGCCCTCGGGGAGCGGCCGCGGATCGGGTTCGTCTGCGAAGGGGCGGTAGCCGTAGAGCTGAAGCTCGGTCAGAACGTGGTCGGTCGGGGAAGAGGTGTGCTGCGGCTCATGGTCGTCATGCTCGCTCATGGGATGCTCCATCGGTTTGGACCGCGACCGTCGCGGCCTTCATGGCGACGAAGCCGTCGGGCGGGCCGGACTGGCACCCGGAGCGGCAGCGCAGGGCCGAAGCGCAGCGGAGGGCCGAAGGGGCCGACTATTTTGGTTCGCGATGGAAAGGCCCGAAGGGCCGCCGGAAAATAGTCGGCCCCAAGGTTGCCCGGCCGGACCGTTTGACGGCCGATCGCCCTCTCGAAGGCCGAGGCGCGGGCCTCTTGCGATCGTGAGCATCCGGCGACGCGGTCG
This window of the bacterium YEK0313 genome carries:
- the merA_2 gene encoding Mercuric reductase — protein: MADCCAPTPQRRATYDLAVIGAGSAGFSAAITAAELGANVALIGHGTIGGTCVNVGCVPSKTLIRAAEALHGARAVRRFPGLAGEAGVVDWAGLIAAKDELVATLRQKKYIDLLPEYNGVAYLEGRARLNGQGVIVNGEAVPAGKIIIATGSSSSVPDISGIAGVSYLTSATALELPRLPRSLLVIGGGYIGCELAQMFARAGTTVTLVTRRRLLPDAEPEISEALTGYLRDEGITVRAGLSYRRIEQTDRGVELTVSIDGADEAITAEQVLVTTGRSPNTGGLGLVEAGIRLGDNGDIVVDERMRTSKPGVYAAGDVTGRDQFVYMAAYGAKLAAQNALNGDSLVYDNAAMPWVTFTDPQVAGVGLTEETARAAGFETKTSIVSLDQVPRALAARDTRGLIKLVADARTDRLLGGQILAPEGADSIQTVVLAIKNGMTAKALGETIFPYLTTVEGLKLAAQGFGKDVAKLSCCAG
- the merP_2 gene encoding Mercuric transport protein periplasmic component precursor; translated protein: MKRPLIFAVALLSIAGFGALAATTVFPVVAQSATVQAATQTTTFAVQNMTCALCPVTVKRAMEGVKGVKSVTVDFDAKTATVVYDPSVATPDAIAAASTNAGYPASVKG
- the garB_2 gene encoding Glutathione amide reductase, with the protein product MSENKEFDLIVIGGGTGGNGVARMAANAGWNVASIDSLPFGGTCALRGCDPKKMLIAITEGVEWAHNLDGKGLEAQTSVDWPAMIAFKRTFTDAMPGRIEGGLEKAGITVLHGEARFTGRDTIEVNGETLSARHFHIATGARPMTLNIPGEELLATSTEFLELPERPDRLVFVGGGFIAMEFAHISKRAGAREVTVLEMMERPLINFDPDLVDILREATAELGVDLRTRAKVLKIEKNGADFAVTYVTPNGTETVKCDLVVHATGRVPDIDHLNLEAAGVEYSHKGIKVSSFMRTSNPVIFAAGDCADSGPNLTPVSAYEGRIAGKNLLAGKDERELSYPPIPSVVFTLPQLASVGLSEAAAREKGMDFDTHFEKTEGWYSSLRVGVRHSAYKVLVEKERGKILGAHLIGPGAEEQINLFAMAMAAGLSANRIKGIIFAYPSFASDISSMV
- a CDS encoding Membrane transport protein MerF, translating into MKDATILKTGIIGSVVAAICCATPVLVIALSAIGLSAWVGGLDYVLLPSLAIFVGITAYGLWRRNRAAACCATNDQCNKERA